A genomic stretch from Nitrospirota bacterium includes:
- a CDS encoding YkgJ family cysteine cluster protein, which translates to MNAYCEGIRFQCQGDGRCCISRGKYGYVYLSFKDRRRLASHFGMTTTEFTVRYTEKEDGLFQLRYTGRDCPFFRDNRCSVYEARPWQCRTWPFWPENRDRSVWEREVVSFCPGIGKGKFYSAVEIEEILAKKRDVDGVLVKSRASLKRASKSRHISGK; encoded by the coding sequence ATGAACGCGTATTGTGAAGGGATCCGGTTCCAGTGCCAGGGTGACGGCAGATGCTGCATATCGCGCGGAAAGTACGGCTACGTGTACCTTTCATTCAAGGACCGGCGGCGGCTCGCATCGCACTTCGGTATGACGACAACGGAATTTACCGTTCGATACACGGAAAAGGAGGACGGTCTGTTCCAGCTGAGATACACCGGTAGGGACTGTCCGTTCTTTCGCGACAACCGCTGCTCCGTTTACGAGGCCCGGCCCTGGCAGTGCAGAACATGGCCGTTCTGGCCTGAGAACCGGGACCGCTCGGTATGGGAACGCGAAGTTGTCTCCTTCTGCCCCGGCATCGGGAAGGGCAAATTCTATTCGGCCGTGGAAATAGAAGAGATCCTTGCAAAGAAGAGAGATGTAGATGGGGTCCTTGTGAAAAGCCGGGCGTCTTTGAAAAGAGCCTCAAAGAGCAGGCACATCTCCGGGAAATGA
- a CDS encoding CBS domain-containing protein encodes MRTSITVSQILNAKGHEYWYMGPSATAYEALEHMADKNVGALLVMEEGRLEGVFSERDYARKVILKGKSSKNTKVGDLMTREPITITPDQSLRECMVLMTNNHIRHVPVVDGDTVLGIVSIGDVVNTIIAEQEATIEDLESYITVGY; translated from the coding sequence ATGCGTACGTCAATAACGGTAAGTCAGATCCTGAATGCAAAGGGCCATGAGTATTGGTATATGGGTCCTTCGGCCACCGCGTATGAAGCATTGGAGCACATGGCGGACAAGAATGTGGGTGCCCTGCTCGTGATGGAGGAAGGCAGGCTCGAGGGTGTCTTCTCAGAGCGCGACTACGCCCGGAAGGTGATCCTGAAGGGGAAATCATCGAAGAACACAAAGGTCGGCGACCTGATGACCAGGGAGCCCATCACCATCACTCCGGACCAGTCCCTGCGGGAATGCATGGTGCTCATGACGAACAATCACATCCGGCACGTGCCTGTCGTGGACGGTGATACGGTCCTGGGCATCGTCAGCATCGGCGATGTCGTCAATACCATCATTGCGGAACAGGAAGCGACCATCGAGGACCTCGAGAGCTACATCACGGTCGGCTATTAA
- a CDS encoding ATP-dependent Clp protease adaptor ClpS encodes MTETLPETLLGRNTTTAPLYKVLLHNDDRNSMDHVVRALMKVFRYDEPEAVRIMLEAHQTGLALCAVEPFEQAEFHRDQLVALSLTATIEQE; translated from the coding sequence ATGACAGAGACGCTTCCGGAAACACTTCTCGGACGGAACACCACGACCGCCCCTCTCTACAAGGTCCTTCTCCACAACGACGACAGGAACAGCATGGACCATGTGGTCCGGGCATTGATGAAGGTATTCCGATATGACGAGCCGGAGGCGGTTCGCATCATGCTGGAAGCGCATCAAACCGGGCTTGCCCTGTGTGCCGTAGAGCCCTTCGAACAGGCCGAGTTCCACCGCGACCAGCTGGTCGCTCTGTCACTGACTGCGACCATTGAGCAGGAATAG
- a CDS encoding c(7)-type cytochrome triheme domain-containing protein has product MKKIFLCSAVLVLFAFNAEAATGGGDRLFTPKDAKPVFFSHEQHVSVKGMKCSACHYHTFQMSQESYAMNMAKITKGEFCGICHNGERSFDVKDKANCVRCHK; this is encoded by the coding sequence ATGAAAAAAATATTTTTGTGTTCCGCGGTTCTGGTTCTGTTCGCGTTCAACGCCGAGGCTGCTACGGGCGGCGGCGACCGGCTTTTCACGCCGAAGGACGCCAAGCCGGTGTTCTTCAGCCATGAACAGCATGTGAGCGTGAAAGGCATGAAGTGCAGCGCCTGCCACTACCACACGTTTCAGATGTCTCAGGAATCTTACGCAATGAACATGGCAAAGATCACCAAGGGCGAATTCTGCGGGATCTGCCACAACGGAGAGCGTTCCTTTGATGTGAAGGACAAGGCAAATTGCGTCCGGTGTCATAAGTAA
- a CDS encoding NAD(P)H-binding protein, translating into MIAILGATGQVGGKIADILKQKSSEKVRLIARSADDLRRVVGRQAEAMVGDALDTQFLVKAFQDVDALFALIPPQRRSDDFLTYADAVGNSIARAAEIVRLPFVVNLSSVGAELVKGTGPIVGLHNQEERLNRITGLNVLHLRAGYFMENLLTSIALIKSSGINGSAIRGDVKIPMIAAQDIAEFAAERLAKRDFSGSSIGYLLGWGDISLNEATMTIGIKIGQPNLRYVAFSYVEAERRLVNAGLSKDVSRRYIEMSRAFNEGRISAPRSAESCTGTTFSEFCDTVFVPIYMRKAAA; encoded by the coding sequence GTGATTGCCATTTTGGGAGCAACCGGGCAGGTCGGCGGAAAGATCGCCGATATCCTGAAACAGAAGAGCAGCGAAAAGGTCAGGCTCATCGCAAGGTCCGCAGACGACCTCCGGCGTGTGGTGGGCAGGCAGGCTGAAGCAATGGTTGGAGATGCCCTGGACACGCAATTCCTCGTCAAGGCATTTCAAGACGTGGACGCCTTGTTCGCGCTGATCCCGCCACAAAGGAGGTCCGACGATTTCCTGACCTATGCCGATGCCGTGGGAAACAGCATAGCCCGCGCCGCGGAGATCGTCCGCCTCCCCTTCGTCGTGAACCTGTCGAGTGTGGGCGCCGAGCTCGTTAAGGGGACAGGACCCATTGTCGGGCTTCACAACCAGGAGGAGCGCCTGAATCGCATTACGGGTCTGAACGTGTTGCATCTGCGGGCTGGCTATTTCATGGAAAACCTGCTCACGAGCATCGCGCTGATCAAGTCCAGCGGGATCAACGGGAGCGCGATCAGGGGGGATGTCAAGATACCCATGATCGCAGCACAGGACATCGCAGAATTTGCCGCGGAACGGCTCGCGAAGCGTGATTTCAGCGGTTCCTCGATAGGGTATCTGCTCGGCTGGGGAGATATAAGCCTGAACGAGGCCACCATGACCATCGGCATCAAGATTGGTCAGCCAAACCTTCGCTATGTCGCTTTTTCGTATGTCGAGGCGGAGCGCAGGCTGGTCAACGCCGGACTTTCAAAAGATGTGAGCAGACGCTACATCGAGATGAGCCGGGCCTTCAATGAGGGGCGCATCTCTGCACCGCGCTCAGCGGAAAGTTGCACCGGGACGACCTTCAGCGAGTTCTGCGATACCGTATTCGTTCCGATCTATATGCGGAAGGCTGCGGCCTAG
- a CDS encoding response regulator — MADQPIRGSERSEREKSIAVLVDGYAKDLFAAGMMLQRMDHDVYIVSSAEEALRIIDAALPALVVTELTLPQMSGLELLIRIKHDPRTKAVPVIVHTSSDDEKKKELCRVSGCSAYLRKWVDPGVLYSVIQEATAPIPRQFIRLRTLLPVMVGGQAASGNAAGTEYVTELSEAGIFVRTLHPRPVNAVLPVTIIIRTMPIKLKAMVVHSEPLVPGLAGEPGMGMKFVEISTTDREVVRNVIKGQILKDITGP; from the coding sequence ATGGCGGATCAGCCGATCAGGGGAAGCGAACGCAGTGAGCGGGAAAAGAGCATCGCCGTCCTGGTCGACGGGTACGCCAAGGATCTGTTCGCGGCGGGCATGATGCTCCAGCGGATGGACCACGACGTGTACATTGTGAGCAGCGCCGAGGAAGCGCTCAGGATCATCGATGCCGCCCTGCCCGCCCTGGTCGTGACCGAGCTGACGCTCCCGCAGATGTCCGGACTCGAGCTCCTCATCCGCATCAAGCACGATCCCCGGACAAAGGCCGTTCCGGTGATCGTCCATACCTCGAGCGACGATGAAAAGAAAAAAGAGCTTTGCCGGGTATCGGGCTGCTCTGCTTATCTGCGGAAGTGGGTCGACCCCGGAGTTCTGTACAGCGTGATCCAGGAGGCCACGGCGCCGATACCGCGGCAGTTCATCCGTCTGCGGACGCTCCTGCCGGTCATGGTGGGAGGCCAGGCTGCCTCCGGCAACGCCGCTGGCACCGAATACGTGACAGAGCTTTCCGAGGCAGGCATCTTCGTCCGCACCCTTCATCCCCGACCGGTCAACGCCGTCCTGCCGGTCACGATCATTATTCGCACGATGCCGATCAAGCTGAAGGCTATGGTCGTGCACAGTGAGCCCCTGGTGCCCGGGCTCGCCGGGGAGCCGGGTATGGGCATGAAGTTTGTTGAGATCTCGACCACGGACCGTGAAGTGGTCAGAAACGTGATCAAGGGACAGATCCTGAAGGATATCACGGGGCCGTAG